Proteins encoded in a region of the Paenibacillus sp. W2I17 genome:
- a CDS encoding S-layer homology domain-containing protein, with the protein MRKMMISGVTALALLTGGIVGFGSVGSSVEAAQATTKFKDVPSTHWASSAINSAVEQGYFKGYADGTFKPSSPVTKAEMASILGRLSDQPNASTQEQNNFTDIPEWAKSGVSTAIAKGFITPSNYKGKLDAQGALQRGEMATWLTQGLTVVDPDYKQALSDVTNTVVPAKEYFTGKLASAQKNAVAVALGTGLMSVANDKTFGVDRTTTRAEVAVLMARYAAVAKTKPADFQGLNELRAVGMTGTNLNIIAPKYQKAGPEKFSESYDYSKVTGDFAKVRNQELVTVTNYANLKVKNWIIVNPYVKETERSIYYPVFVDEKDRLLRGAYYSFTEFDISIKNSMNQLQAGSLIHSPTINALTSPSTEAFSEYGPKHINDLLGPKGVFVVKNPVYWGHGLLHFDKSLNPGVRLTLKDGTNYTVVPN; encoded by the coding sequence ATGAGAAAAATGATGATTTCCGGCGTAACGGCATTGGCTTTATTAACAGGGGGTATCGTAGGTTTTGGAAGCGTTGGGAGTTCTGTAGAAGCCGCACAAGCTACAACTAAATTCAAGGACGTTCCTTCTACACACTGGGCATCTTCAGCAATTAATTCGGCCGTGGAACAAGGGTATTTCAAGGGGTATGCCGACGGGACATTTAAACCAAGTTCACCGGTCACCAAAGCTGAAATGGCAAGTATCCTGGGACGTCTATCCGACCAGCCTAATGCATCAACACAAGAACAAAACAATTTCACGGACATCCCCGAGTGGGCAAAAAGTGGTGTCTCTACTGCTATCGCAAAAGGTTTTATCACCCCTTCTAATTACAAGGGAAAACTGGATGCACAAGGCGCTCTTCAACGAGGCGAAATGGCTACATGGCTGACGCAAGGGCTAACCGTGGTTGATCCTGATTACAAACAAGCACTCTCTGATGTGACCAACACCGTTGTGCCTGCAAAGGAATATTTCACTGGTAAACTCGCAAGCGCTCAAAAAAATGCAGTAGCCGTTGCCCTGGGAACAGGATTAATGAGTGTAGCAAACGATAAAACATTTGGCGTTGATCGTACCACCACTCGGGCGGAAGTAGCTGTATTGATGGCCCGTTATGCAGCAGTTGCCAAGACAAAACCTGCCGATTTTCAGGGTTTAAATGAGCTGCGGGCGGTGGGTATGACGGGGACGAATTTGAATATTATTGCGCCTAAGTATCAGAAAGCAGGACCAGAAAAATTTTCTGAATCGTATGATTACAGCAAAGTAACTGGAGATTTTGCGAAAGTTCGTAATCAAGAATTAGTTACAGTAACGAATTATGCAAATCTGAAGGTCAAGAACTGGATCATCGTCAATCCATATGTAAAAGAAACTGAGAGAAGTATCTATTATCCTGTTTTCGTTGATGAAAAAGATAGATTACTAAGAGGCGCTTATTATTCTTTTACAGAGTTTGATATCAGTATTAAGAACTCTATGAATCAACTGCAAGCCGGTAGTCTTATCCACTCCCCAACTATTAATGCTCTAACTTCACCAAGCACCGAAGCTTTTAGCGAGTATGGACCTAAACATATAAATGATTTACTCGGACCCAAAGGCGTGTTTGTCGTAAAGAATCCTGTTTACTGGGGCCACGGTCTCTTACATTTTGATAAGTCACTAAATCCTGGAGTACGCCTGACGCTCAAAGATGGAACAAACTATACTGTAGTTCCAAATTAA
- the csaA gene encoding chaperone CsaA — MATFEEFMQHDIRVGTVVEAEPFPKARIPAIKMTIDFGPLGLKRSSAQITQRYTPDMIIGKQVVAVVNFPPRRIAGFVSEVLVLGGVPGEGDVVLLTPDSPLPNGTPIA, encoded by the coding sequence ATGGCTACTTTTGAAGAGTTCATGCAGCATGACATCCGGGTTGGTACCGTGGTGGAAGCCGAACCCTTCCCCAAGGCTCGCATACCCGCTATTAAAATGACGATCGACTTCGGACCACTTGGTCTTAAGCGCTCTAGTGCTCAGATTACTCAGCGATACACGCCTGACATGATCATCGGCAAACAGGTTGTTGCTGTAGTTAATTTTCCACCTCGGCGGATTGCCGGTTTTGTCTCTGAAGTACTTGTGCTGGGGGGCGTGCCTGGTGAAGGCGATGTTGTCTTGCTTACACCGGATAGCCCATTGCCTAACGGAACACCGATAGCCTGA
- a CDS encoding beta-glucoside-specific PTS transporter subunit IIABC, with product MNNKDLAKNVLELVGGEQNISGLTHCATRLRFVLKDDNKADLKALDQLEGVLKAQNSGGQIQVVIGAKVDAVYSEVKNLTSDKIGELAESTDRGPKKRRNPVNVVLETIAGIFTPVLPALVGCGMIKCLATVIAAMGYLEGSGFLTIINMIGDCIFYFMPFFLAVSAANRFKTNPYLAVALAAGLMHPTILNAAAQIAETGVNSIDFLGMPILLMKYSSSVIPIILAVWIMSYVYPIVNRVIPKFLQVLLTPMIVLFIMIPVELIVLGPVGSYIGDWLTNGINSLFSTAGVLAGAILGFFKPIMVMFGMHYAIMPIQVQQVATLGATVLLPTALAANLAQAGAAFGVFVLTKSKTMKSAAASSGFTALFGITEPAIYGVTLKYKRPFFAGCLAGGLVGGFYSLVHTTANAISLPGVLAIGTYTSDRYMYVVIGCIAAVVLGFVFTLLAGIKEEIDGNKSKQQATNKVNSNQTVVATEVTPASVSSQTSTSSDMLIVSPMTGEIKPISEVEDQAFAQELMGKGIAIVPTDGKVYAPFDGVVEALYRTKHAIGLKAANGVEILIHIGVDTVSLKGKYFNAHIEQGQTIKAGDLLVEFDPEGITSAGYNTITSIVVTNMQQYGDVLTTATSGPIRESEALMKLIP from the coding sequence ATGAACAACAAAGACTTGGCTAAAAACGTACTTGAGCTTGTTGGCGGCGAGCAAAATATATCGGGTCTGACACACTGTGCAACCCGTTTGAGATTCGTATTGAAGGATGATAACAAAGCAGACCTCAAGGCACTGGATCAGCTCGAAGGCGTGCTTAAGGCACAAAATTCCGGAGGACAGATTCAAGTTGTTATCGGTGCCAAAGTGGACGCGGTATACAGTGAAGTGAAGAATCTAACTTCTGACAAGATTGGCGAACTTGCGGAGTCCACAGATCGTGGACCGAAAAAGAGACGCAACCCTGTCAATGTAGTACTTGAAACCATTGCAGGTATATTTACGCCTGTTCTGCCAGCACTTGTTGGTTGCGGGATGATCAAATGTTTGGCCACCGTTATAGCTGCAATGGGCTATCTGGAGGGTTCAGGCTTTCTGACGATCATTAACATGATCGGGGACTGTATTTTCTACTTCATGCCATTCTTCCTGGCTGTTAGTGCAGCAAACCGTTTCAAAACCAATCCCTACTTGGCGGTAGCTCTTGCTGCGGGATTAATGCATCCAACTATTTTAAACGCTGCGGCTCAGATTGCTGAGACGGGTGTAAATAGTATTGATTTTCTCGGCATGCCGATCCTGTTGATGAAATATTCATCTTCCGTCATTCCTATCATTCTGGCGGTATGGATCATGAGTTATGTGTATCCAATCGTCAATCGAGTGATTCCCAAGTTTCTGCAGGTCCTGCTTACCCCAATGATTGTTTTGTTCATTATGATTCCAGTGGAATTAATCGTGCTTGGTCCAGTAGGTTCATATATCGGTGACTGGTTGACCAATGGCATTAACTCATTGTTCTCAACCGCAGGTGTTCTTGCTGGTGCGATTCTTGGATTTTTTAAACCGATTATGGTCATGTTTGGTATGCACTATGCGATCATGCCGATTCAGGTTCAACAAGTGGCTACATTGGGTGCAACCGTACTGTTACCAACGGCACTGGCGGCTAATTTGGCTCAGGCTGGAGCAGCCTTCGGTGTGTTTGTCCTAACGAAGAGTAAAACGATGAAATCAGCGGCAGCTTCGAGTGGATTCACCGCGTTGTTCGGGATTACCGAGCCGGCGATCTATGGTGTAACGCTAAAATACAAACGTCCCTTTTTCGCAGGTTGCCTGGCAGGTGGATTAGTCGGTGGATTCTACAGCTTGGTGCATACAACAGCGAATGCAATTTCACTTCCAGGTGTATTGGCCATTGGCACGTATACATCTGATCGTTACATGTATGTCGTTATTGGTTGTATTGCCGCAGTTGTACTCGGGTTTGTCTTCACGCTGTTGGCTGGCATCAAGGAAGAGATAGATGGAAATAAATCGAAGCAGCAAGCTACGAATAAAGTAAATAGCAATCAGACAGTCGTTGCCACAGAGGTAACTCCAGCGTCCGTATCATCACAGACATCCACATCTTCTGACATGCTTATCGTTAGTCCAATGACAGGGGAGATCAAACCGATCTCTGAGGTAGAAGATCAGGCATTTGCCCAAGAGTTGATGGGTAAAGGCATTGCAATCGTTCCGACAGATGGCAAGGTATATGCTCCATTTGACGGAGTAGTCGAAGCACTTTATCGCACCAAGCATGCCATCGGATTGAAAGCTGCGAATGGTGTCGAGATCCTGATTCATATCGGGGTGGATACCGTTAGTCTGAAAGGGAAATATTTTAACGCCCATATCGAACAGGGACAGACAATCAAGGCTGGC
- a CDS encoding PRD domain-containing protein: MRTLKVIKKVNNNVAIAINEHNEEVFVVGKGVGFLKTPYELTETDLVEKIFVAPKNIRMYDLLNSIPIEDIYLAEEVIKLGSQILNKTFNPNLLLTLSDHISFALTRTREGIRINNPLEWEVRTLYPDETRVGEAALKLIQEKMDIALPTAETTLIALHFVNAQVGSGEMTDTTKVTTVTGEILSVIKYALKIDFQEDSIHFMRFATHIRYFIMRQMSGTSLKDENESLFLMVKEKFPKELACVEKIADFLKNNYGWTCSDDEKLYLILHIQRLISN; encoded by the coding sequence GTGAGAACATTGAAGGTTATCAAGAAAGTAAACAATAACGTAGCCATCGCTATTAATGAACATAACGAAGAGGTTTTTGTCGTAGGCAAGGGTGTAGGATTTCTGAAAACGCCTTATGAGCTGACGGAGACGGACTTGGTGGAGAAAATTTTTGTGGCACCAAAGAACATCCGGATGTATGACCTGCTGAACAGTATTCCAATTGAGGATATTTATCTTGCGGAGGAAGTCATCAAGCTGGGCAGTCAGATCCTGAATAAAACATTTAACCCGAATCTGCTTCTCACCCTGTCTGACCATATCAGTTTTGCATTAACCCGAACCAGAGAAGGCATCCGTATCAATAATCCGCTGGAATGGGAAGTGCGGACACTCTATCCGGACGAGACCCGGGTGGGGGAGGCTGCGCTGAAGCTGATTCAGGAAAAAATGGATATTGCTCTGCCGACAGCCGAAACAACACTGATTGCTCTGCATTTTGTTAATGCGCAGGTTGGCTCGGGAGAGATGACGGATACCACTAAGGTAACCACAGTTACGGGCGAGATCCTATCCGTGATCAAATATGCTCTCAAAATTGATTTTCAGGAAGACTCCATTCACTTTATGCGATTTGCGACACATATCAGATATTTCATCATGCGACAGATGAGCGGTACATCGCTCAAGGATGAGAATGAATCGCTTTTCCTGATGGTTAAAGAGAAGTTTCCGAAGGAACTGGCTTGTGTGGAGAAGATTGCTGATTTTCTGAAAAATAATTACGGCTGGACCTGTTCTGATGATGAAAAGTTATATCTGATTCTGCATATCCAACGATTAATCTCGAACTAA
- a CDS encoding sigma-70 family RNA polymerase sigma factor, which yields MGSTDLVNQAIQGDREAFIRLIRDIENSLYNTAKSMLRKEEDVADAIQETILNAYKSVHTLREPRYFKTWLFRILINECNTMLSRRSLSTAYAEVPSEKREHSSPYDEVDMREAVDRLEESKRIVVVLHYFEDLSLRQVADALNISESAVKMRLTRARQELYQKFKNFREVTLHVKPV from the coding sequence ATGGGTTCAACCGATCTCGTTAACCAGGCCATCCAAGGAGATCGTGAAGCCTTTATCCGGCTTATTCGAGACATTGAAAACTCTTTGTACAATACGGCAAAATCCATGCTGCGAAAAGAGGAGGACGTGGCCGATGCCATTCAGGAGACAATCCTGAACGCATATAAATCGGTGCACACGCTCCGGGAACCCCGGTATTTCAAAACTTGGCTGTTTCGCATCCTCATCAATGAATGCAACACGATGCTGTCCCGCCGCTCTCTCTCCACCGCTTATGCGGAAGTACCTTCAGAAAAGCGGGAGCATTCCAGTCCCTATGATGAGGTCGATATGCGAGAAGCGGTAGACCGTCTAGAGGAATCGAAACGAATTGTTGTCGTTTTGCATTATTTTGAAGACCTATCCCTCCGTCAAGTCGCCGATGCCCTCAATATTTCCGAAAGTGCAGTGAAAATGAGACTTACTCGGGCAAGGCAGGAGTTATATCAGAAATTCAAAAATTTTCGGGAGGTAACCTTACATGTCAAACCCGTTTAA
- a CDS encoding VanZ family protein translates to MSIQYSISSPIVLGPLFVLVLLALMLHARVSKTRYTVRQYVSMLAFAIYMLGVMHFVFFPIDVNIGIYANQTPWYQSIQWIPLLTADAPSFLLNIVLFMPLGFMLPFIKPWIHSMQTAALAGLALSFLIEITQLMLRVTLGNGRSTDLNDIIANTTGSVLGFITLNLFTKSSIGQRLMALWESPRRVSSKDMQ, encoded by the coding sequence ATGTCCATCCAATATTCAATCTCATCTCCCATCGTACTTGGTCCGTTATTCGTTCTGGTCCTGCTCGCCCTCATGCTCCATGCCAGGGTGAGCAAAACCAGGTACACGGTTAGGCAGTATGTGTCGATGCTCGCATTTGCCATATATATGTTGGGCGTTATGCATTTTGTATTTTTCCCTATCGACGTGAACATCGGAATCTATGCCAATCAGACCCCATGGTATCAAAGCATTCAATGGATTCCGCTTCTGACCGCGGATGCACCAAGCTTCCTCCTCAACATTGTGCTGTTTATGCCACTGGGGTTCATGCTTCCTTTCATAAAGCCTTGGATTCATTCGATGCAAACAGCAGCATTAGCGGGATTGGCTCTAAGTTTCCTCATTGAAATAACACAGCTCATGCTTCGAGTAACCCTCGGCAACGGTCGCAGTACCGATCTGAACGATATAATAGCCAATACAACGGGAAGTGTACTTGGTTTTATCACCTTGAATCTGTTCACCAAAAGTTCCATCGGACAGCGCCTAATGGCCCTATGGGAGTCACCACGAAGAGTATCATCCAAAGATATGCAGTAA
- a CDS encoding DUF4179 domain-containing protein, producing the protein MSNPFNIDQELKNQAKERPLMSELVRNRIDATLESLPVSPDTLKTEQTLRSSRQNKRWHRAAAATIAAGVLGVTVFASGFVSPAMAASLRNIPLVGSLFSSIEADMGLRTAGNEGLTTPVNSKVAYQDVKLEVLEAVYDGTRAAFLVHFTAPNLNQGEYDNGKDIVKLSSGIEDVFFKVDGTRPNSGLFYSSVGETQPDTLLFEQVISSDQGTAHWPDQFDAKVQLTLQGIDHEFELTVPFTKSTENIHQVLPNTAMTNDLYTAAVTEAEVTPVTTRLTTVISLNDKHTLTAKEQEQLSHIGFAVYDDQGRQLTSLSGEGIYEGNQITSERMYATTSKDVKYLIVKPFEIKDDFAEEVKDTQFIKGMEMKIQLQ; encoded by the coding sequence ATGTCAAACCCGTTTAATATCGATCAGGAATTAAAGAACCAAGCGAAGGAGCGTCCCCTGATGTCTGAACTCGTTCGTAACCGGATTGATGCCACACTGGAATCTCTGCCGGTGTCGCCAGACACATTGAAAACTGAACAGACTTTGCGCTCCAGTCGCCAAAACAAGCGATGGCACAGGGCTGCAGCTGCGACGATCGCAGCCGGAGTATTGGGCGTGACCGTATTTGCATCCGGCTTTGTATCACCGGCCATGGCTGCCTCCTTGCGCAATATCCCACTCGTAGGCAGCCTCTTCAGCTCGATAGAAGCTGATATGGGTCTGCGAACGGCGGGCAACGAAGGCTTGACTACCCCTGTTAACAGCAAGGTCGCTTACCAGGATGTGAAGCTCGAAGTGCTTGAAGCGGTATATGATGGTACCCGTGCTGCATTTCTGGTTCATTTCACTGCACCTAATCTGAATCAAGGCGAATATGACAATGGCAAGGACATCGTGAAACTGAGCAGCGGAATTGAGGATGTCTTTTTCAAAGTCGACGGGACCCGTCCGAATAGCGGACTGTTCTATAGTTCGGTAGGAGAAACGCAGCCAGATACACTGCTCTTTGAGCAGGTCATTTCCTCCGATCAGGGAACGGCACATTGGCCGGATCAGTTTGACGCCAAAGTTCAATTGACATTGCAGGGTATTGATCATGAGTTCGAGCTGACGGTTCCATTTACCAAATCAACAGAAAACATTCATCAGGTTCTGCCTAACACAGCCATGACCAACGATCTGTATACGGCCGCTGTTACGGAAGCTGAGGTTACCCCTGTCACCACTCGCCTAACTACTGTTATCAGTTTGAATGATAAGCATACTCTTACGGCAAAAGAGCAGGAACAGCTGAGTCACATCGGATTTGCCGTCTATGATGATCAAGGGCGGCAACTGACCTCACTTAGCGGCGAGGGCATCTATGAGGGAAACCAAATAACATCCGAGCGCATGTATGCTACGACTTCCAAAGATGTGAAGTACCTTATTGTGAAACCTTTTGAGATCAAGGATGACTTCGCTGAAGAGGTTAAAGACACACAATTCATCAAGGGAATGGAAATGAAGATTCAGCTTCAATAG
- a CDS encoding DUF5704 domain-containing protein codes for MESFDGDTVKFTTQIGGAIEPTAHRPYNPPKYSADYVFNTDIYWRAFAEITKEINLTAGGQLSLNQSKQLNATVKTKNGDGNFGAETNVNTGSGGTTTWESSNPGVATVSNSGVVQAVSRGTTTITVLWEKDDFQLTTTTNIGVEESPGTGGGDGNGGGGGGCTPTIGPPSSGTIMSMNDLDPNTNGVIKSDNRDNETFNVLRGIPTSESLYTNAFADNYLFKQAWAKMSGKVTYNCNVTISYDREWTVPGPEICDDDGCTPGPPVPANDTVPKPYNFQITRDYSYWKINNLEVYKIAKATMNNYALPGETVTMNPTGYTPPTLESKNDESVESHVRPGQTTSISYTPPKLTGGLNQPPSVPDDTSRLKGMAESNTPQSKVKNDLVKFNNTTIMNDVEATKDGPTPSNIPNPTTIGRDVLYKPGNMISNSLLNKANTTSSGEIYYDLLPGNVNGGTNKILPINGINTVTVHTPVVNYAWVSDDQPHNQKTVPDPTSAALILERPFIVRIPTSGQHLDAASYPGYGNRDYAKYFRIKQVQFPFNVYNADRSQFIPAKTWVDIPVNQLDTTFYLPVWVDEGKYHILFRNIAENAPTNFTEQQDANTNLAHHVAADIVPVDVIGRLYDFHVTDISDYNWESVFRKRLGSPEPTGYSYWTGMKSIDGDPRGNLAPFVLPIRPGSHPVQGFGNVTVKTGYHFKFDLKTKGNMFGKQDGIRITPTFAFVSKDGSSRQEVDLYYHRGQERLIRIGSTQDLEKRFVVLNSRLRNVPGTELGDTARYQYTYELSTEERNQRTLAEHMVRLVDQTSHQKTWVGRYDWMILSAPIRTLIGPKTDIPSGVNVDRANAAIQRWYGEYSLPADVYAVPKGTDLEPLARQNQLDEKSNVFLKNGYIVVNFNMESLRNGNTEAPHLQYIHAPLMNQWQMEGFNKMPTDSQGRTWPLKDGDSVFYHADQSSRNDFQSQVPH; via the coding sequence GTGGAATCATTTGACGGTGATACGGTGAAATTTACAACTCAAATCGGAGGTGCGATTGAACCAACAGCTCACAGACCCTATAATCCACCTAAATACTCTGCTGACTACGTATTTAATACCGATATATATTGGCGGGCCTTTGCCGAAATAACAAAAGAGATCAATCTTACCGCTGGCGGGCAACTTAGCTTGAACCAGTCCAAACAATTGAATGCAACGGTCAAAACCAAAAATGGAGATGGAAACTTTGGAGCAGAGACCAATGTAAACACTGGCAGCGGTGGTACAACTACATGGGAATCATCCAATCCTGGTGTCGCTACCGTTAGTAACTCCGGAGTAGTTCAAGCTGTCAGTAGGGGAACTACAACCATCACCGTATTGTGGGAGAAGGACGATTTTCAGTTAACTACCACAACAAACATTGGTGTTGAAGAGAGCCCCGGTACGGGTGGGGGCGACGGTAACGGAGGCGGTGGTGGAGGTTGCACGCCAACGATTGGACCACCTTCTTCTGGAACCATCATGAGCATGAATGATCTCGATCCAAATACCAACGGTGTTATCAAGTCAGATAACAGAGATAATGAGACATTCAATGTGTTAAGAGGAATCCCTACTTCCGAGTCACTCTACACAAATGCCTTTGCTGACAATTATCTGTTTAAACAAGCTTGGGCGAAAATGAGTGGTAAAGTTACATACAACTGTAATGTCACAATCTCTTACGACAGAGAATGGACAGTACCTGGACCAGAAATATGTGATGATGATGGTTGTACGCCAGGGCCACCTGTACCCGCGAACGACACAGTACCCAAGCCATACAACTTCCAGATCACAAGAGACTACTCCTACTGGAAAATTAACAATCTGGAAGTATACAAGATCGCTAAAGCAACCATGAATAATTACGCTTTGCCCGGTGAGACCGTTACGATGAATCCAACAGGATACACACCACCAACACTGGAGTCTAAAAATGATGAATCCGTAGAAAGCCATGTACGACCAGGACAAACCACTTCAATCTCATATACTCCACCCAAATTAACAGGTGGTTTGAACCAACCTCCCAGTGTGCCTGATGATACATCTCGGTTAAAAGGAATGGCTGAATCCAACACACCTCAAAGTAAAGTGAAGAATGATTTGGTGAAATTCAACAACACAACCATTATGAATGATGTGGAAGCAACCAAAGATGGCCCAACACCATCCAACATTCCTAATCCAACGACGATTGGGCGGGATGTGCTGTACAAACCGGGTAATATGATCAGCAATTCCCTGCTGAATAAAGCAAACACCACAAGCTCTGGTGAGATCTATTATGATTTGCTACCGGGTAACGTGAATGGCGGCACCAATAAAATATTACCGATTAACGGTATCAACACGGTCACGGTACACACCCCTGTCGTCAACTACGCCTGGGTATCGGATGATCAGCCGCATAATCAGAAAACCGTACCGGACCCAACCAGCGCTGCACTCATTCTGGAACGACCATTCATTGTGCGAATTCCCACATCGGGACAGCACTTGGACGCCGCGAGTTATCCCGGTTATGGAAATCGGGACTATGCCAAATATTTTCGAATCAAACAGGTGCAATTCCCGTTTAATGTCTACAACGCAGATCGAAGTCAGTTTATCCCTGCCAAGACATGGGTCGATATTCCGGTTAATCAACTGGACACCACATTCTACCTCCCTGTATGGGTAGACGAAGGCAAATACCATATTCTATTCCGCAATATTGCAGAGAATGCGCCTACAAACTTTACCGAGCAACAGGATGCCAATACCAATCTGGCACATCATGTTGCAGCAGACATCGTGCCGGTAGATGTTATCGGGAGGTTATATGATTTTCACGTCACTGATATCTCTGATTACAACTGGGAAAGTGTCTTTCGCAAGCGGTTGGGTAGTCCTGAACCAACGGGCTATAGCTACTGGACCGGGATGAAGAGCATTGATGGTGATCCACGAGGTAACCTGGCTCCATTTGTATTGCCTATTCGACCTGGAAGCCATCCGGTGCAGGGATTCGGTAACGTAACTGTGAAGACGGGGTACCATTTCAAGTTCGATCTCAAGACCAAGGGCAATATGTTTGGCAAACAGGATGGTATTCGAATTACACCCACTTTTGCTTTTGTGAGTAAAGACGGGTCCTCCCGGCAAGAAGTGGATCTATACTACCATCGAGGTCAGGAACGCCTGATCCGTATCGGATCAACACAGGATCTGGAGAAACGATTTGTTGTCCTGAACTCCCGGCTACGAAATGTACCCGGCACAGAGTTAGGCGATACAGCGCGTTATCAGTATACTTATGAACTGTCAACGGAAGAACGCAACCAGCGTACGTTGGCGGAACATATGGTTCGCCTGGTCGATCAGACTTCTCATCAAAAAACATGGGTAGGTCGTTATGACTGGATGATCCTGTCTGCTCCGATTCGGACACTCATTGGGCCCAAAACGGACATACCTTCCGGAGTCAACGTGGACCGGGCCAACGCAGCAATCCAACGCTGGTACGGGGAGTACAGCTTACCGGCCGATGTATATGCCGTACCAAAAGGTACGGATCTCGAACCCCTCGCCCGACAAAATCAGCTGGATGAGAAATCGAATGTTTTCCTAAAGAATGGTTATATCGTAGTCAACTTCAACATGGAGAGCCTGCGGAATGGAAATACAGAGGCGCCCCATCTGCAATACATTCATGCACCATTGATGAATCAATGGCAGATGGAAGGTTTCAACAAAATGCCAACAGACAGTCAAGGCAGAACCTGGCCGCTGAAGGATGGCGACAGTGTCTTTTACCATGCTGATCAGTCCAGCCGGAATGACTTCCAATCCCAAGTACCACACTAG
- the udk gene encoding uridine kinase has protein sequence MLIIGIAGGTGSGKTTVARSVIDRLGSGKVTFISQDNYYKDQSQLTPEQRRLTNYDHPFAFDNDLLIEHLTLLKKGQAAYAPVYDFTIDNRAANETVELAPNHIVIVEGLHVLIDEHLRSLMDIKVFVDTDSDVRILRRVLRDIEERGRTIQSVYKQYLETVKPMHDAFIEPSKKYADIIIPEGGHNEVGIQMLSILTEKYLTGENWNGA, from the coding sequence ATGCTCATTATTGGTATCGCCGGAGGAACCGGCTCCGGTAAAACGACGGTAGCTCGCTCCGTCATAGACCGTCTGGGATCAGGTAAGGTTACGTTTATATCCCAAGACAATTATTACAAAGACCAGTCGCAGCTCACACCTGAGCAACGCCGACTCACCAATTACGATCACCCGTTTGCATTCGATAATGATCTGTTGATTGAGCATCTCACCCTGTTGAAAAAAGGCCAAGCGGCGTATGCTCCCGTATATGACTTCACCATAGATAACCGTGCTGCCAATGAGACGGTTGAACTGGCACCGAACCATATTGTCATTGTAGAAGGATTGCATGTGCTGATCGACGAACATCTTCGCAGTCTGATGGACATCAAGGTATTTGTTGATACCGATTCCGATGTGCGGATTTTGCGGAGAGTACTGCGGGACATTGAAGAACGCGGACGCACGATCCAATCCGTGTACAAACAATATCTCGAAACGGTAAAACCAATGCACGATGCTTTTATCGAGCCATCCAAAAAGTATGCCGATATCATTATTCCAGAAGGCGGACATAATGAAGTAGGTATTCAGATGTTATCCATCCTCACCGAGAAATACCTCACCGGAGAGAATTGGAACGGCGCTTAA